In Acidovorax sp. 106, the following proteins share a genomic window:
- a CDS encoding GMC family oxidoreductase, whose amino-acid sequence MFDYIVVGGGSAGSVLAGRLSEDPAVRVCLLEAGAADTSVFIHCPAGLAAMARLQWHSWHQSTVPQPGLNGRRGYQPRGKVLGGSSSVNAMVYVRGQPADYDHWAAQGNPGWAWADVLPYFVRAEHNERITDALHGQGGPFNVADLRSPHRVSQRFVQAGEQAGYAHNTDFNGPTQEGVGLYQVTHKNGERHSAAKAYLTPHLGRANLQVITEAHATRILMDGRRAVGVEYRQGGQLKQVRAAREVLLSAGAFLSPQLLMLSGIGPAAQLQQHGIAVVHALPGVGEHLHDHPDVVLLYDAPHLKDLFGVSAAGLLRVVRGMAQWRKARRGMLTTNFAEAGGFICSSAAEPAPDLQLHFVIGKLVDHGRQTALGHGYSSHVCLLQPRSRGRVRLASSDAMALPLVDPNFLADEDDLRSMVLGVRRMRSILTQPALADLGARELPASANAHTDAEIAAFIRNHADTIYHPVGSCRMGPGPMDVVDAQLRVHGVQGLRVVDASVMPRIVSGNTNAPTVMIAEKAVDLLRASAA is encoded by the coding sequence ATGTTCGATTACATCGTGGTGGGCGGGGGCTCTGCGGGGTCTGTGCTGGCGGGGCGCTTGTCAGAGGACCCCGCTGTGCGCGTGTGCCTGCTGGAGGCTGGTGCGGCCGATACCAGCGTGTTCATCCACTGCCCTGCGGGCCTGGCGGCCATGGCGCGGCTGCAATGGCACAGCTGGCACCAAAGCACCGTGCCACAGCCGGGGCTGAACGGGCGCCGGGGCTACCAGCCGCGCGGCAAAGTGCTGGGGGGCTCCAGCTCGGTCAACGCCATGGTCTACGTGCGCGGGCAGCCCGCCGACTACGACCACTGGGCCGCACAGGGCAACCCGGGCTGGGCTTGGGCCGATGTGCTGCCCTACTTTGTGCGTGCCGAGCACAACGAGCGCATCACCGATGCGCTGCATGGCCAAGGCGGCCCCTTCAACGTGGCCGACCTGCGCTCGCCCCACCGCGTGAGCCAGCGCTTTGTGCAGGCGGGCGAGCAGGCGGGCTACGCTCACAACACCGATTTCAACGGCCCCACGCAAGAGGGCGTGGGCCTGTACCAGGTCACCCACAAGAACGGCGAGCGCCACAGCGCCGCCAAGGCTTACCTCACCCCGCACCTGGGGCGCGCCAATCTGCAGGTCATCACCGAGGCGCATGCCACGCGCATCCTCATGGACGGGCGGCGCGCCGTGGGCGTGGAATACCGCCAGGGTGGGCAGCTCAAGCAAGTACGCGCGGCGCGCGAGGTGCTGCTGAGCGCGGGAGCGTTTCTGTCGCCGCAGTTGTTGATGCTCTCGGGCATTGGCCCGGCGGCGCAGTTGCAGCAGCACGGCATTGCCGTGGTGCATGCGCTGCCCGGCGTGGGCGAGCACCTGCACGACCACCCCGATGTGGTGCTGCTGTACGACGCGCCGCACCTCAAAGACCTGTTTGGCGTGTCGGCGGCGGGCCTGCTGCGGGTGGTGCGTGGCATGGCTCAGTGGCGCAAGGCGCGCCGGGGCATGCTCACCACCAACTTTGCCGAGGCCGGGGGCTTTATCTGCAGCAGCGCGGCCGAGCCCGCGCCCGACCTGCAACTGCACTTTGTGATTGGCAAGCTGGTGGACCACGGCCGCCAAACCGCATTGGGCCACGGCTACTCATCGCATGTCTGCCTGCTGCAACCGCGCAGCCGAGGGCGCGTGCGCCTGGCCAGCAGCGATGCCATGGCGCTGCCGTTGGTCGATCCGAACTTTCTGGCCGACGAGGACGACCTGCGGAGCATGGTGCTGGGCGTGCGGCGCATGCGCTCCATCTTGACGCAGCCCGCGTTGGCCGATCTGGGCGCCCGCGAGCTGCCTGCGTCTGCCAATGCGCACACCGATGCAGAGATCGCCGCTTTCATCCGCAACCATGCCGACACCATTTACCACCCGGTGGGCTCGTGCCGCATGGGGCCGGGGCCCATGGACGTGGTGGATGCGCAGCTGCGTGTGCACGGCGTGCAGGGGCTGCGGGTGGTGGATGCCTCGGTCATGCCGCGCATCGTCAGTGGCAACACCAACGCCCCCACGGTGATGATTGCCGAGAAGGCGGTGGACCTGCTGCGGGCCAGCGCCGCCTGA
- a CDS encoding ATP-binding cassette domain-containing protein — protein MSELFAVQNLYKHYGDATVVNDVSFAIAPGECLGVIGPNGAGKTTTIRMCLGLTAPDSGDVLFYPEGATEPLYMPRDALAIKAQLGVVTQFDTLDPDFTCAENLRVFGRYFGIQGHTMDERVPQLLEFAALTHKAHAKPGELSGGMKRRLSLARALVNRPRLLLLDEPTTGLDPQARHLMWERLQLLLQQGTSILLTTHFMDEAERLCSRLLVLDHGKKIAEGKPRELIAEHLESDVVEVFGVGAVALAEDASLQALAARVEISGETVFFYTHQAQPLLLALGQHGHLRTLHRPANLEDLFLKLTGRQIRE, from the coding sequence ATGAGCGAACTCTTTGCCGTCCAGAACCTGTACAAACACTATGGCGATGCCACGGTGGTGAACGATGTGTCTTTTGCCATCGCCCCCGGCGAATGCCTTGGCGTCATCGGCCCCAATGGGGCGGGCAAAACCACCACCATCCGCATGTGCCTGGGCCTCACGGCGCCCGACAGCGGCGACGTGCTGTTCTACCCCGAGGGCGCGACCGAGCCGCTGTACATGCCGCGCGATGCGCTGGCCATCAAGGCGCAGCTCGGCGTGGTCACCCAGTTCGACACGCTGGACCCGGACTTCACCTGCGCCGAGAACCTGCGCGTGTTTGGCCGCTACTTTGGCATCCAGGGCCACACCATGGACGAGCGCGTGCCGCAGCTGCTGGAGTTTGCGGCGCTGACGCACAAGGCCCACGCCAAGCCGGGCGAACTATCGGGCGGCATGAAGCGGCGCCTGTCGCTGGCCCGTGCACTCGTCAACCGCCCGCGCCTGCTGCTGCTGGACGAACCCACCACCGGCCTGGACCCACAGGCCCGCCACCTGATGTGGGAGCGGCTGCAACTGCTGCTGCAGCAAGGCACCTCCATCTTGCTGACCACGCACTTCATGGACGAGGCCGAGCGCCTGTGCTCGCGCCTGCTGGTGCTGGACCACGGCAAGAAGATTGCCGAAGGCAAGCCACGCGAGCTGATTGCAGAGCATCTGGAAAGCGATGTGGTGGAAGTCTTTGGCGTGGGCGCCGTGGCGCTGGCCGAGGACGCCAGCCTGCAGGCCCTGGCCGCGCGCGTGGAAATCAGTGGAGAAACGGTGTTCTTCTACACCCACCAGGCGCAGCCCTTGCTGCTAGCGCTGGGCCAGCACGGCCACCTGCGCACGCTGCACCGGCCCGCCAACCTGGAGGACTTGTTCCTCAAGCTGACGGGGCGGCAGATTCGGGAGTGA
- a CDS encoding sensor histidine kinase, with protein sequence MPVPRSPGGWAQRLPLPALRQRIGRHVLVSLVLIWGLGSAVILAVGNHFVVEAFDRALLDDAHGLAAHVRGGVGGVGGVPLELGLTQREVGILLLDQSVAAPFAVYGPDGALVAGDSELAADALPKGRSQVFSTMERDGREWRRVTLLVAGPPSFTVVMAEATESRTQLLHRLLIYSGLAQLWLLVVLGSRLLGGIEKHLRPLAALQDAVQQRDAADLQPLPAMLTEQATTLDVQRLGEALDGLLARVREGLHAQREFAGNVAHELRTPLAGIRAQAAHALAQDDPAVWRSELEGIAQAEQRASRTVDQLLALARAAEGGIALSVQTVALDAVVRDVVLRCLPRADALGVDLGAQGLEPGIQVRGNTGLIEGILHNLLDNALRYGRGHPPQITVALHCEPPYAVLQVLDNGPGVDAELARHVQQRWAQGAPGLVLGQGAGLGLSIVARYAQLMGGRLALEGAAHGPGLVASVWLPLADPAAP encoded by the coding sequence ATGCCAGTCCCTCGTAGCCCTGGCGGGTGGGCGCAGCGCCTACCGTTGCCTGCACTGCGCCAGCGCATCGGGCGCCATGTGCTGGTGTCGCTGGTGTTGATTTGGGGGCTGGGCAGCGCCGTCATTTTGGCGGTGGGCAACCACTTTGTGGTCGAGGCCTTTGACCGGGCCCTGTTGGACGATGCGCATGGGCTGGCAGCGCATGTGCGAGGGGGTGTGGGCGGTGTGGGCGGTGTGCCGCTGGAGTTGGGCCTCACGCAGCGGGAAGTAGGCATCTTGTTGCTGGACCAAAGTGTCGCAGCCCCCTTTGCTGTGTATGGCCCCGATGGAGCGCTGGTTGCGGGTGACTCTGAGCTGGCTGCTGACGCCCTGCCCAAGGGGCGGTCACAGGTTTTTTCAACGATGGAGCGCGATGGGCGTGAGTGGCGTCGCGTCACCCTGCTAGTGGCGGGCCCGCCCTCATTCACCGTGGTCATGGCCGAGGCCACCGAGAGCCGCACCCAGCTGCTGCACCGCCTGCTCATCTACTCTGGCCTGGCCCAGCTGTGGCTGCTGGTGGTGCTGGGCTCGCGCTTGTTGGGCGGTATCGAAAAGCACTTGCGTCCCTTGGCCGCGTTGCAAGATGCCGTGCAGCAGCGGGATGCGGCCGACCTGCAACCTCTGCCAGCAATGCTCACCGAGCAGGCCACCACCCTGGATGTGCAGCGCCTGGGCGAGGCGCTGGACGGGCTGCTGGCCCGTGTGCGCGAGGGCTTGCACGCCCAGCGCGAGTTTGCAGGCAACGTGGCGCATGAGCTGCGCACGCCGCTGGCAGGCATTCGCGCCCAGGCCGCGCATGCGCTGGCGCAGGACGATCCTGCCGTCTGGCGCAGCGAGCTGGAGGGCATTGCCCAGGCAGAGCAGCGCGCCAGCCGCACGGTGGACCAGTTGCTGGCCCTGGCGCGGGCGGCCGAGGGTGGCATTGCGCTGTCGGTACAGACTGTGGCGCTGGACGCCGTGGTGCGCGATGTGGTGCTGCGGTGCCTGCCCCGCGCCGATGCTTTGGGGGTAGACCTGGGCGCGCAGGGCCTGGAGCCTGGCATCCAGGTGCGGGGCAACACCGGTTTGATCGAAGGCATCTTGCACAACCTGCTGGACAACGCCCTGCGCTACGGCCGGGGCCATCCACCCCAGATCACCGTGGCCCTGCATTGCGAGCCGCCCTATGCCGTGCTGCAAGTGCTGGACAACGGCCCCGGGGTGGACGCCGAGCTGGCCCGCCATGTCCAGCAGCGCTGGGCGCAAGGTGCGCCGGGGCTGGTGCTAGGGCAGGGGGCGGGCCTGGGGCTTTCCATCGTCGCGCGCTACGCCCAGTTGATGGGCGGTCGCTTGGCCCTGGAGGGCGCAGCCCACGGGCCGGGGCTGGTGGCCAGTGTGTGGCTGCCGCTGGCGGACCCAGCCGCTCCTTGA
- a CDS encoding 3-hydroxybutyryl-CoA dehydrogenase produces MTIQTVGIIGAGTMGNGIAQACAVSGINVVMVDISDAAVQKGLATVAGSLDRLIKKEKITEADKAAALARIQTSTSYDDLKTAQLVIEAATENYELKLKILKQVDALVAPEVIVASNTSSISITKLAAATSRADRFIGMHFFNPVPMMALVEIIRGLQTSDATHDAVKALAEALGKSPITVKNAPGFVVNRILVPMINEAFFVLAEGLATPEDIDAGMKLGCNQPIGPLALADMIGLDVCLAVMDVYLTEFGDGKYRPCPLLKEMVAAGRLGRKTGQGVYTY; encoded by the coding sequence ATGACGATTCAAACCGTTGGCATCATCGGCGCGGGCACCATGGGCAACGGCATTGCGCAGGCTTGCGCGGTGTCGGGCATCAACGTGGTGATGGTGGATATTTCTGACGCGGCCGTGCAAAAAGGCCTGGCCACCGTGGCAGGCAGCCTGGACCGCCTGATCAAGAAAGAAAAAATCACCGAGGCCGACAAGGCTGCCGCCCTGGCGCGCATCCAGACCTCCACCAGCTACGACGACCTGAAGACCGCGCAGCTCGTGATCGAGGCCGCCACCGAGAACTACGAGCTCAAGCTCAAGATCTTGAAGCAGGTCGATGCCTTGGTGGCGCCCGAGGTGATCGTGGCCTCCAACACATCCTCGATCTCCATCACCAAGCTGGCCGCCGCCACCAGCCGTGCCGACCGTTTCATCGGCATGCACTTCTTCAACCCTGTGCCCATGATGGCGCTGGTGGAGATCATCCGCGGCCTGCAAACCAGCGATGCTACGCACGACGCCGTCAAGGCGCTGGCCGAGGCGCTGGGCAAGAGCCCCATCACCGTGAAGAATGCGCCTGGCTTTGTGGTCAACCGCATCCTGGTGCCCATGATCAACGAAGCCTTTTTTGTGCTGGCCGAGGGCCTGGCCACGCCCGAAGACATCGACGCGGGCATGAAGCTGGGCTGCAACCAACCCATCGGCCCGCTGGCACTGGCCGACATGATTGGCCTGGACGTGTGCCTGGCCGTGATGGACGTGTACCTCACCGAGTTTGGCGACGGCAAGTACCGCCCCTGCCCGCTGCTCAAGGAAATGGTGGCTGCGGGCCGCCTGGGCCGCAAGACGGGCCAGGGCGTCTACACCTACTGA
- a CDS encoding bifunctional diguanylate cyclase/phosphodiesterase has protein sequence MEAVIGRLTGNGVLQVAYPVRAADGALQFVLLASLDMDAYGRTVVQSLPYEHSHFQIWNEDGSVVMDYAQEGQKRLTLPDAQRAFMRPGPSSATQALLSGDDGVDRIWLHTGLPRSHGEALRLALVVPEMDLRSPVDSQFRKALLGLLGLAAVVFAAAGLLVEFSVRRQAMRSIRAIARMDAGNYSELIGPSYARGELGDVMRALDRMATSLTRQQQSIAQHTQALERQARLDPLTQLANRYCLTERLEEALVLAHRKGLEVGVLVLDLDRFKGVNDSLGHNRGDLLLQEVASRLRCCVEPKDTVARLGGDEFVIVLPDLPSSDAVTPVAQRILHALTLPVEMGQASWLLSTSLGIALFPRDGESGEVLLRHADVAMYGAKDQGGNRMLFFSPQMTQALEQRLHTEAGLRYAIDNNGLQLHYQPIVDASTGRISSWEALVRWHDPERGLVFPSQFIGVAEETGLIVPMGEWVLRDACVQAQRWREAGWGDIPVAVNLSARQFQVPDLDQMVARALQETGCPARLLQLEITESSIMDPVDQALCTMDRLTALGVQLAIDDFGTGYSSLSQLKRFPVSKLKIDQSFVADLGQDGNGEVLVNAIVALAQKLGLRTVAEGVETEAQAALLTKLGCDELQGYLFSPPREAAAQEALLHLRNGSAEGS, from the coding sequence GTGGAGGCTGTGATCGGGCGGCTGACCGGGAACGGCGTTTTGCAGGTGGCCTACCCTGTGCGTGCTGCGGATGGGGCGTTGCAGTTTGTTCTCCTGGCTTCGCTGGACATGGATGCCTATGGGCGTACCGTGGTGCAGAGCTTGCCCTATGAGCACAGCCATTTCCAGATATGGAACGAGGATGGCTCGGTGGTGATGGATTACGCGCAGGAGGGGCAAAAGCGCCTGACGCTGCCGGATGCGCAGCGGGCGTTCATGCGGCCAGGCCCATCTTCGGCCACCCAGGCGCTGCTCTCTGGGGATGACGGCGTGGATCGCATATGGCTTCATACTGGGCTTCCTCGCTCCCATGGGGAGGCTTTGCGCTTGGCACTGGTGGTTCCTGAGATGGACCTGAGAAGCCCCGTAGACAGCCAGTTTCGCAAGGCACTGCTGGGGCTACTGGGACTGGCCGCCGTGGTCTTTGCTGCAGCAGGCCTGCTGGTGGAGTTTTCGGTACGTCGGCAGGCCATGCGCTCTATTCGAGCCATCGCCCGTATGGATGCGGGGAACTACAGTGAGTTGATTGGCCCCTCTTACGCGCGCGGTGAGTTGGGGGATGTGATGCGTGCATTGGACCGTATGGCGACCTCGCTCACCCGCCAGCAACAGTCTATTGCCCAGCACACGCAGGCCCTGGAGCGACAGGCCCGCCTGGACCCGCTCACCCAGCTGGCCAACCGCTACTGCCTGACGGAGCGCTTGGAGGAGGCTTTGGTTTTGGCTCACCGCAAAGGCCTGGAGGTGGGCGTGCTGGTGCTAGACCTGGACCGCTTCAAAGGCGTGAACGATAGCCTGGGGCATAACCGAGGGGACCTGTTGCTGCAGGAGGTCGCTTCCCGTCTGCGGTGCTGTGTGGAGCCCAAGGACACGGTGGCCCGGCTGGGAGGCGATGAGTTTGTCATCGTCCTGCCGGACCTGCCGAGCAGTGATGCGGTGACGCCTGTTGCGCAGCGCATCCTCCATGCATTGACGCTGCCTGTGGAGATGGGGCAGGCCAGCTGGCTGTTGAGCACCAGTCTGGGCATCGCGCTGTTTCCCAGGGATGGTGAATCGGGCGAGGTGCTCTTGCGCCATGCCGACGTGGCCATGTATGGAGCCAAAGATCAGGGCGGCAATCGAATGCTCTTTTTCAGCCCGCAGATGACGCAGGCGCTCGAGCAGCGCCTGCATACCGAAGCCGGCCTGCGGTATGCCATTGACAACAACGGGTTGCAACTGCACTACCAGCCTATCGTGGATGCGTCGACAGGGCGTATCTCTTCCTGGGAGGCCCTTGTGCGCTGGCACGATCCGGAGCGCGGTTTGGTTTTCCCTTCGCAGTTCATCGGCGTTGCTGAGGAAACCGGTCTAATTGTGCCCATGGGCGAGTGGGTGTTACGCGACGCCTGCGTCCAGGCACAGCGGTGGAGAGAGGCTGGTTGGGGGGATATTCCCGTGGCGGTTAACTTGTCTGCACGCCAGTTCCAGGTGCCAGATCTGGACCAGATGGTGGCACGCGCGCTGCAGGAAACCGGTTGCCCGGCGCGACTGCTGCAGTTGGAGATCACCGAGAGCTCCATCATGGACCCTGTGGATCAAGCACTGTGCACCATGGACCGACTTACTGCGCTGGGCGTACAACTGGCCATTGATGACTTTGGCACGGGCTACTCATCACTGAGCCAGCTCAAACGCTTCCCGGTGAGTAAGCTCAAGATTGACCAATCCTTTGTGGCTGACTTGGGGCAAGACGGCAATGGGGAGGTGCTGGTCAATGCCATCGTGGCCCTGGCGCAGAAGCTGGGTCTGCGCACGGTAGCGGAGGGCGTGGAGACAGAGGCGCAGGCTGCGCTCTTGACCAAGTTGGGTTGTGATGAACTGCAGGGTTACCTGTTTTCTCCCCCCCGTGAGGCCGCGGCCCAAGAAGCGTTGCTGCACTTGCGCAATGGTTCTGCGGAGGGCTCTTGA
- a CDS encoding tripartite tricarboxylate transporter TctB family protein produces the protein MDRNLIRGIALMALAVGFGLPSVNYSLGSLGRAGPGMFPFIVSCMLFVIGVITVVRARLVKPVPLNFQVRNISIILGSLCGFALLSHYLNMIVGIVFMVFCSGFASTTYSVARNLKIAAVLVLIALAFQKLLGVNLPLY, from the coding sequence ATGGACCGCAACCTCATACGGGGCATAGCCCTGATGGCATTGGCGGTGGGCTTTGGCCTGCCGTCAGTGAACTATTCACTGGGCTCTCTGGGCAGGGCAGGGCCGGGGATGTTTCCCTTCATCGTGAGCTGCATGCTGTTTGTGATCGGCGTGATCACCGTGGTGCGCGCGCGCCTGGTCAAGCCGGTGCCACTGAATTTTCAGGTGCGCAACATCAGCATCATCCTGGGCAGCCTGTGCGGCTTTGCCTTGCTGTCGCACTACCTCAACATGATCGTTGGCATCGTGTTCATGGTGTTCTGCTCCGGGTTTGCCAGCACCACCTATTCGGTCGCACGCAACCTGAAGATCGCCGCCGTGCTGGTGCTCATCGCACTGGCCTTCCAGAAACTTCTTGGCGTGAACCTGCCGCTGTACTGA
- a CDS encoding ABC transporter permease: MSTTPSLQPQATDATPPSTSRPRPPAPASVWRPPALSTRWWPVFLRNLLVWRKLAIPSLVGNIAEPLMWLVAFGYGMGALVGQVSVGAAGGDAKVPYILFLASGSICMSAMNAASFEALYSAFSRMHVQKTWDGIMNAPVTLDDVVLAEMLWAAFKALFTVTAILGVMLALGISHSPKLLVAWPVLLGVGIMFSSIALIFNALAKGYDFFTYYFTLVLTPMMFLSGVFFPREQLPPLVRAISDWLPLTNAVELVRPLFMDQWPQQPLRHGLVLVATTVAAFWLALALTRRRFRG, translated from the coding sequence ATGAGTACCACGCCCAGCTTGCAGCCCCAGGCCACCGACGCAACCCCACCCAGCACTTCGCGGCCCCGCCCTCCCGCACCGGCTTCGGTCTGGCGCCCGCCTGCGCTGTCGACCCGCTGGTGGCCCGTGTTTTTGCGCAACCTGCTGGTGTGGCGCAAGCTGGCCATTCCCAGCCTGGTGGGCAACATTGCCGAGCCGCTGATGTGGCTGGTGGCCTTTGGCTACGGCATGGGCGCGCTGGTGGGGCAGGTGAGCGTGGGCGCCGCAGGCGGGGATGCCAAGGTGCCCTACATCCTGTTTTTGGCCAGCGGCTCGATCTGCATGAGCGCCATGAATGCGGCCAGCTTTGAGGCGCTGTACTCGGCCTTCTCGCGCATGCATGTGCAAAAGACGTGGGACGGCATCATGAATGCGCCCGTCACGCTCGACGACGTGGTGCTGGCCGAGATGCTGTGGGCGGCGTTCAAGGCGCTGTTCACCGTCACGGCCATCCTGGGGGTGATGCTGGCCCTGGGCATCAGCCACAGCCCCAAGTTGCTGGTGGCCTGGCCGGTGCTGCTGGGGGTGGGCATCATGTTCTCCAGCATTGCGCTCATCTTCAATGCGCTGGCCAAGGGGTATGACTTTTTCACGTACTACTTCACGCTGGTGCTCACGCCCATGATGTTTTTGTCGGGGGTGTTCTTCCCGCGCGAGCAGTTGCCACCGCTGGTGCGTGCCATTTCAGACTGGCTACCGCTGACCAATGCGGTCGAGCTGGTGCGCCCGCTGTTCATGGACCAGTGGCCCCAGCAGCCACTGCGCCATGGTTTGGTGCTGGTGGCTACCACCGTGGCGGCCTTCTGGCTGGCGCTGGCGCTGACGCGGCGGCGCTTTCGCGGCTGA
- a CDS encoding response regulator transcription factor gives MRILLVEDDPVLGRTMAQGLEKAGHRVELARTVEEAQHWWAVQGFDAVLLDLNLPHAASTRSGLGSGLTALRVARARGDRTPVLILSARDSTEERIAGLDAGADDYLGKPYELKEVEARLRALVRRASGTADVVAVGLLLLDRLARRCSLGGQPLELPAREFELLWELMTPPGRVLSKSELSQRLSDTSEALGDNALESFVSRLRRKLQGSGAAIRTLRGLGYVLEEDASPS, from the coding sequence ATGCGCATCCTCTTGGTAGAAGACGACCCCGTGCTCGGCCGCACCATGGCCCAGGGGCTGGAAAAGGCGGGCCACCGGGTGGAGCTGGCGCGCACGGTGGAAGAGGCCCAGCACTGGTGGGCCGTGCAAGGCTTTGATGCCGTGCTGCTGGACTTGAACCTGCCCCACGCTGCTAGCACCCGCAGCGGCCTGGGCAGTGGGCTGACCGCGCTGCGGGTTGCCCGGGCTCGGGGCGATCGCACCCCCGTGCTGATCCTCAGCGCCCGCGACAGTACGGAGGAGCGCATTGCAGGCTTGGATGCCGGTGCCGACGACTACCTGGGCAAACCCTACGAACTCAAAGAGGTGGAGGCGCGCTTGCGGGCGCTGGTGCGCCGCGCCAGCGGCACCGCCGACGTGGTCGCCGTGGGCCTGCTGCTGCTGGACCGGCTGGCACGCCGTTGCAGCCTGGGCGGCCAGCCGCTGGAGCTGCCCGCCCGGGAGTTTGAGCTGCTGTGGGAACTGATGACCCCGCCAGGCCGGGTGCTGAGCAAGAGCGAGCTGTCGCAGCGGCTGTCCGACACCAGCGAAGCCCTGGGCGACAACGCGCTGGAGTCCTTCGTCTCACGCCTGCGGCGCAAGCTGCAGGGCAGTGGCGCAGCCATTCGCACGCTGCGCGGGCTGGGCTATGTGCTGGAGGAAGATGCCAGTCCCTCGTAG
- the purT gene encoding formate-dependent phosphoribosylglycinamide formyltransferase encodes MTTLGTPLSPHATKVMLLGSGELGKEVLIALQRLGVETIAVDRYENAPGQQVAHHARTITMSDPAQLKALIEAEKPHLVVPEIEAIATPMLEELEAAGVVRVIPTARAARLTMDREGIRVLAAETLGLPTSPYKFCNSLEELQAAIDGGIGYPCIVKPVMSSSGKGQSKIDGPADVQKAWDYAMAGGRVSHGRVIVEGFIDFDYEITQLTVRSVGADGQIVTSFCDPIGHVQVSGDYVESWQPHPMHPAALEKSRQIAKAVTDNLGGQGLFGVELFVKGEQVWFSEVSPRPHDTGLVTLCTQNQSEFELHARAILGLPVDTSLRNPGASAVIYGGVEAQGIVFDGVDEALRVPGTDLRLFGKPESFVKRRMGVALARAADVETARTNAKQAASKVRPRVA; translated from the coding sequence ATGACCACCCTCGGAACCCCCCTGTCCCCCCACGCCACCAAAGTCATGCTCCTGGGCTCGGGAGAGTTGGGCAAGGAGGTGCTGATCGCGCTGCAGCGCCTGGGCGTGGAAACCATTGCCGTGGACCGCTACGAGAACGCCCCCGGCCAGCAAGTGGCCCACCACGCGCGCACCATCACCATGAGCGACCCCGCCCAGCTCAAGGCCCTGATCGAGGCCGAAAAGCCCCATCTGGTGGTGCCTGAGATTGAAGCCATTGCCACCCCCATGCTCGAAGAGCTGGAAGCCGCAGGTGTGGTGCGCGTCATCCCCACGGCCCGCGCCGCCCGCCTGACCATGGACCGTGAAGGCATCCGCGTGCTGGCCGCCGAAACGCTGGGCCTGCCCACCAGCCCCTACAAGTTCTGCAACTCACTCGAAGAACTGCAGGCCGCCATCGATGGAGGCATCGGCTACCCCTGCATCGTCAAGCCCGTGATGAGCAGCTCGGGCAAGGGCCAAAGCAAGATCGACGGCCCGGCCGACGTGCAAAAAGCCTGGGATTACGCTATGGCCGGTGGCCGCGTGAGCCATGGCCGCGTCATCGTCGAAGGCTTCATCGACTTTGACTACGAGATCACCCAGCTCACTGTGCGGTCGGTGGGCGCTGACGGCCAGATCGTCACCAGCTTCTGCGACCCCATCGGCCACGTGCAGGTGAGTGGCGACTACGTGGAGAGCTGGCAGCCGCACCCCATGCACCCCGCAGCGCTCGAAAAATCTCGCCAGATCGCCAAGGCCGTGACCGACAACCTGGGAGGCCAGGGACTGTTCGGCGTGGAGCTGTTCGTCAAGGGCGAGCAGGTCTGGTTTAGCGAAGTCAGCCCCCGCCCGCACGACACCGGCCTGGTCACCCTGTGCACCCAAAACCAGAGCGAGTTCGAGCTGCACGCCCGCGCCATCTTGGGCCTGCCCGTGGACACCAGCCTGCGCAACCCCGGTGCCAGCGCTGTCATTTATGGCGGCGTGGAAGCCCAAGGCATCGTGTTTGACGGCGTGGATGAAGCCCTGCGCGTGCCAGGCACTGACCTGCGCCTGTTCGGCAAACCCGAGAGTTTTGTGAAGCGCCGCATGGGCGTGGCCCTGGCACGTGCGGCCGATGTGGAGACGGCCCGCACCAACGCCAAGCAGGCGGCGAGCAAGGTCCGCCCAAGGGTTGCCTGA